CGGCGGCCGATCACGTCCGGCACCTGGACCTGGTTCGGCTGCTGGGTGGTGGGGGGGGCGGTGGTCGGCGGCGCGGTGGTGGTGGGCGGCCGCGAGGTGGTGGGGAGCTGCGAGGTCGAGGTCTGCAGGAGGGTGGTGGGGACCGTCTGGGGCGCGGTGGCCGTGGGCAGGGTCGAGGCCGCGGGGGTCTCGGGCAGCCCGCCGACCAGCCGCGAGACCACGAACGCGACCCCCACCCCGAGGGCCAGCACCCCCAGCGGCACGAGCACGTACAGCCACCAGCGCCGGCGCGGGCCCGGCGGCGGCTCGGCGTGGCGGGCGGCGCG
The Actinomycetota bacterium DNA segment above includes these coding regions:
- a CDS encoding PASTA domain-containing protein, whose amino-acid sequence is RAARHAEPPPGPRRRWWLYVLVPLGVLALGVGVAFVVSRLVGGLPETPAASTLPTATAPQTVPTTLLQTSTSQLPTTSRPPTTTAPPTTAPPTTQQPNQVQVPDVIGRRARVARAQLEAAGLRVNQQQVPVRDSQQAGRVVLQNPQAGTTVGRDSTVTIVVGLRFGDDGDG